The genomic window GCGTCTTGATACTCTACACTGGATAGAAATGACCAGCCGGTGCCGTCTCTGGATAAACGGTCGAGAGGTTGATGGACATGGTGAGCGGTACGACACCTAGCTTGCTTCAACCAGTTCCATCTCAAAATACACATGTATTAAGTTTTAACCTCATGATAGTATACCCATCGAGGATCCCGCTACCGGTGAAATAATTGCGCAGTACGTACTTCGACTCCTCATTCGGGTTATATTTGCTAATCATGTCATGGCATACTTAGAAGTGACGCCGCCAACCAACAAGATGTAGATTCGGCTGTTGAAAACGCACATCAAGTTTTCAAATCGGGGGTATGGTCGAACGCGTCGCGACATGATCGCGCCCGTGTTCTCGGAAATATCGCCGAAATCATGTGGCGAGACCTTCCAAAACTGATCCGCCTGGAAGTGAAGCAGACCGGTCGCGCCATCCGCGAAATGAAGGCCCAGATACCCTCCCTGCTTCGCTGGTTCAAGTACTACGCCAGCGTGCTACTCACCGAAGAGCTGCCTGTTCTACCCACCGCGGGCAAATTGCACAACTGGCTGGAAAGAGTGCCCCTAGGTGTCGTCGTGCAGATCACGCCCTTCAACCACCCTATGCTCATTGCGGTCAAGAAGCTTGCGCCAGCTCTCGCCGCGGGCAACAGCATCGTCCTGAAGCCTAGCGAATTGACGCCCATGACGAGCCTGCTTCTTGGGCAGATGTTCAAGGCGGCGGGTGTTCCAGACGGGGTGGTCAACATCCTGCCGGGATACGGAGCGGTGACGGGAAAGGCCCTCGTCAGCCACGCGCTGGTGAGAAAAGTCGACGTCACCGGCGGCACGAGTGCTGGGCAGGCCATCGGGTCCATTGTTGGAGGAAACCTCGCTCGTTATACGGCGGAGCTGGGCGGCAAGGCCCCTCTGGTCGTCTTTGAACAGGCCAACATCGACGCGGCGGTGAACGGGATTGCATTTGCCTCCTTTATTGCCACTGGTCAGACGTGCGTCGCCGCCACTAGGATTATCGTTCAGAACAGTGTGCTGCCCACTCTCCTGGAGAAGTTGCAGCGCAAATGCGACTATATTTTGCGGAATATGGGTTCGCCGCTCAACGAAAGGTCCACCATGGGACCTCTCATTTCACTTCGGCAGCTTCAGAAAGTTGAAGCTCTGGTGGATGAATGTCTCAGTGAGGGAACTGGTCAAGTTCTTTGCGGTGGTCAGAGAATGACTGGGACTTCTGAGCTGGATGGCATCGATTTTGCAAAGGGATACTTCTATCCGCCGACGGTGATTACCTGTGCTGCTGGGAAGAGCGTCACCGAGGCCAGGATatggcgagaagaagcctTTGGACCCGTCATTGTCGTGGTCGGGTTTGATaacgaggaggagggagttCTTCTCGCAAATGATAGTGAATTCGGACTGGGGGCTGCCTTGTGGACACAGGATCTGAGCCAGGCCTTTCGCGTTTCCAAGCAAGTGAGCTCGGGGATTGTTTGGGTCAACACACATCATCGGAACGACCCGAGTAGTCCATGGGGCGGCGCTTCGAAATCTAGCGGCGTGGGCAGCGAGAATGGAATAGATGCCTATCACGACTACACGACAACCAAGAGCATCATCATGAATTTCGCGTCGGCTAATGAAATGTTGGCTCAAGACGACTGGTTTAGGGAGGGGGCGGGGGAGGTTCGATATGGCTAATCAACCTGCTGTGAGATGTCAATTATAGCTATAGTGTTGAAGAGAACATTGAATTATAGGAGGATGCAACGCAGTCACCATCTGAGGCTTGAAAGTGGTTGTTCGTATAAACAATGAAGACAgcaaatacggagtagattgCCAGTCAATAAGCAGTGTCCAGTATTTAGACTACATGGTGACACAGCCAGCGCCCCGGTTTAATAATACAAGGGCACACCCATCTGAATGTTTCTGGGCCATACAATCCATGTCCTCTGCCCGTCTCAATTGCCCTCATCAATGCATGCGGCAAATGAGGCGGACAGAAAGCCGAGTTGCCGCTGCCCCACCACAGCCCACCTTCCCTTTGTCTCACATGGGGCTATCGGCTTTCAGGCGACGTCGTATGATGCTGTTTGCATGCTTTGACTACGTAAATAGACGGTTTCAATTCCCAACGTCCTTGCCTTGTGCTAATTTCTATATCTGTAACATTTGACCCAGTCAATCCGATCGAATCAGCAATGGCGGCGTATCCTTCGGCAttcgtcgtctttgacgaGCTTGTCAAAGACCTCTTTGGATCATCGCCAACCCTAGACCTGCTGCATGAACACGCCGAATACCCATTTGCGCACGAAGCCGGCGTCTTCATTCAGGAAGACAACTCCCTGTTCATCACCAGCAACCAGTTCACGGATCCCAAGACCAAAAACCGCCGTATTCAAATCACCCGCGTCCAGCTTCCCAAGAATGGCGACGACAGCGTCCAGTGTCAGGAAATCCACCCAGACCAGGTTCCCATGGCCAACGGCGGTGTCAACTACAAGGACGGCATACTCTTCTGTGCTCAGGGAAACCAAGGTGGTCCAGGCGGCCTGGCCTTTATGGAGTCGAAGCCGCCGTACAAGTCGCATCTCATGCTCAGCTCCTTCTACGGCCGGGATTTCAACTCGCTAAACGATGTAGTCGTTCACTCAGACGGCTCGATTTGGTTCACAGATCCAATCTACGGCTTCGAACAAGGCATCCGCCCAAAACCCAGGCTGCCGTGCCAGGTGTACCGATTCGATCCGGACCGGAACGCGGTTCGTGCAGTGGCAGACGGCTTCGGGCGACCAAACGGCATCTGCTTCAGCCCCGACGAGAAAATAGTCTACATCACAGATACAGACTGGATCCACGGGGACGGGACAACTGATGAGTTTCGCGCTTCGCACATGTaagacacacacacacacatatatatgcTATTCCTGACTCCGTTCCCAGCTATGCATTCGATCTTGTCAACTACTCCGGCCAGCCGTTCCTCACCAACAGGCGCCTGTTCGCTATGGCGGACACCGGCATCCCCGATGGTATAAAATGCGATGTCTACGGCAACGTTTACAGCGGATGCGGCGACGGAGTCAACATTTGGTCGCCGGGCGGTGTTTTACTAGGGAAGATTCTCTTGGAGGGCGGAGCAGCCAACTTTTGTTTCGGGCGCGATGGCGAGATGTTTATTTTGAACGAGCACCGCTTGTGGAGGGCTCAGCTGGGTTCTTCTACAAAGGGCGCACTGCTGGGAATTTAGTGAAAGGGGCTGATAACAAAAGATTGT from Metarhizium brunneum chromosome 2, complete sequence includes these protein-coding regions:
- the gnl_0 gene encoding Gluconolactonase encodes the protein MAAYPSAFVVFDELVKDLFGSSPTLDLLHEHAEYPFAHEAGVFIQEDNSLFITSNQFTDPKTKNRRIQITRVQLPKNGDDSVQCQEIHPDQVPMANGGVNYKDGILFCAQGNQGGPGGLAFMESKPPYKSHLMLSSFYGRDFNSLNDVVVHSDGSIWFTDPIYGFEQGIRPKPRLPCQVYRFDPDRNAVRAVADGFGRPNGICFSPDEKIVYITDTDWIHGDGTTDEFRASHIYAFDLVNYSGQPFLTNRRLFAMADTGIPDGIKCDVYGNVYSGCGDGVNIWSPGGVLLGKILLEGGAANFCFGRDGEMFILNEHRLWRAQLGSSTKGALLGI
- the tgnC gene encoding (Z)-2-((N-methylformamido)methylene)-5-hydroxybutyrolactone dehydrogenase translates to MTSRCRLWINGREVDGHGERIPIEDPATGEIIAQSDAANQQDVDSAVENAHQVFKSGVWSNASRHDRARVLGNIAEIMWRDLPKLIRLEVKQTGRAIREMKAQIPSLLRWFKYYASVLLTEELPVLPTAGKLHNWLERVPLGVVVQITPFNHPMLIAVKKLAPALAAGNSIVLKPSELTPMTSLLLGQMFKAAGVPDGVVNILPGYGAVTGKALVSHALVRKVDVTGGTSAGQAIGSIVGGNLARYTAELGGKAPLVVFEQANIDAAVNGIAFASFIATGQTCVAATRIIVQNSVLPTLLEKLQRKCDYILRNMGSPLNERSTMGPLISLRQLQKVEALVDECLSEGTGQVLCGGQRMTGTSELDGIDFAKGYFYPPTVITCAAGKSVTEARIWREEAFGPVIVVVGFDNEEEGVLLANDSEFGLGAALWTQDLSQAFRVSKQVSSGIVWVNTHHRNDPSSPWGGASKSSGVGSENGIDAYHDYTTTKSIIMNFASANEMLAQDDWFREGAGEVRYG